A window of the Cucurbita pepo subsp. pepo cultivar mu-cu-16 chromosome LG01, ASM280686v2, whole genome shotgun sequence genome harbors these coding sequences:
- the LOC111788842 gene encoding protein DOWNSTREAM OF FLC-like isoform X3, whose protein sequence is MPLQKPFIVNGCVYCDTCRCGFETNASTPISGAIVRLECRDRAKWVLKFSKKAITNSEGKYTIPVSYDHKDESCKMVLVSSPHPTCNQPDLGRNSATVILTNNNGLTNNVRYANAMGFFTQRPLALCPSLLKQYLDYDESL, encoded by the exons ATG CCTCTGCAGAAGCCATTCATCGTCAATGGCTGCGTCTACTGTGACACTTGTCGCTGTGGCTTCGAGACCAACGCCTCCACTCCCATCTCTG GTGCAATAGTGAGACTTGAATGCAGAGACAGAGCCAAATGGGTGTTGAAGTTCAGCAAAAAAGCCATCACCAATTCTGAAGGAAAATACACCATTCCTGTCTCTTACGATCACAAGGATGAGAGCTGCAAGATGGTTCTTGTGAGCAGCCCTCATCCCACCTGCAACCAGCCCGACCTCGGCCGAAACAGCGCCACCGTCATCCTCACCAACAACAACGGCCTCACCAACAATGTTCGCTATGCCAATGCCATGGGCTTCTTTACTCAACGCCCTCTCGCTCTCTGCCCCTCCCTCCTCAAACAATATCTCGACTACGACGAGTCATTGTAA
- the LOC111788823 gene encoding putative ETHYLENE INSENSITIVE 3-like 4 protein, translated as MMVEFHGEIPEDSHDGDEEQEEEISYDDLKKRMWKDRQRLKKMKENRDHEEFEWAAREEASRRKKMSRAQDSILKYMDKIMESCKAQGFVYGIVPEKGKPITGSSESLREWWQDKVRFEQDAPLNIANFLPRVIEEAGLDPKSFLHLLQELQDTTLGSILSALMQHCIPPQRKFPLDKGLAPPWWPTGKELWWGEQGVAGGQGVPPYKKPHDLKKSWKISVLAAVIKHMSLDLDNMRKLVRQSKNLQAKMTAKETITWTKVVNQEEALLQLTKNSLKITSDEEDQEQHDQNRGHENRAEQGTGGIITKRKCEFEREATANSAVYACQNEWCPQSEAPKGFADKNTRTEHETQCVYRADGMGQFSNEQSIDTHLMSVVEWMNWELSRAEPSSSESRIDDGGYGSGSSTVDGSGYWKGSIGEVGVDGSGSSTVEDYGSGYWKGGIGEATVDGSGSSTVDDYGSGFWKGGIGEAAVDEAFEMHRESMDLNASPADDLQCQQDATSIWDLRYEWSEE; from the coding sequence ATGATGGTGGAGTTCCATGGAGAAATCCCAGAAGACTCTCACGATGGAGACGAAGAACAGGAAGAGGAAATTAGCTACGATGATCTTAAGAAACGAATGTGGAAAGACAGACagaggttgaagaagatgaaggagaaTCGTGATCATGAAGAGTTTGAATGGGCGGCCAGAGAAGAAGCTTCTCGCCGGAAGAAAATGTCCAGAGCTCAAGATTCGATTCTCAAGTACATGGATAAGATAATGGAGTCTTGTAAGGCACAAGGGTTTGTTTATGGGATCGTGCCGGAAAAGGGTAAACCGATCACCGGCTCTTCCGAGAGCCTCCGTGAGTGGTGGCAGGACAAGGTTCGGTTCGAACAGGATGCTCCACTGAACATCGCGAATTTCCTTCCGAGAGTGATCGAAGAAGCGGGGCTCGATCCCAAATCGTTTCTGCACCTACTCCAAGAATTGCAGGACACGACTTTAGGGTCGATTCTGTCGGCTCTGATGCAGCACTGTATTCCGCCGCAGAGGAAATTCCCGTTGGACAAGGGTCTGGCGCCGCCGTGGTGGCCGACGGGGAAGGAGCTTTGGTGGGGCGAACAAGGCGTCGCCGGTGGGCAGGGCGTTCCACCATATAAAAAGCCTCATGATCTCAAGAAGTCCTGGAAAATCAGTGTCCTTGCGGCGGTGATTAAACACATGTCTCTTGATCTGGACAACATGAGGAAATTGGTTCGACAATCGAAGAATTTACAGGCGAAAATGACGGCGAAAGAGACGATTACTTGGACTAAAGTCGTGAATCAAGAAGAAGCTCTCTTGCAATTGACCAAAAACAGCCTCAAAATAACATCCGACGaagaagatcaagaacaaCACGACCAAAACAGAGGACACGAAAACAGGGCAGAACAAGGCACCGGCGGGATTATTACGAAACGGAAGTGCGAATTCGAACGAGAAGCCACAGCTAATTCAGCGGTGTATGCTTGCCAGAACGAATGGTGCCCACAGAGCGAGGCGCCAAAGGGGTTCGCCGACAAGAACACGAGAACAGAGCACGAGACGCAGTGCGTTTACAGAGCCGACGGCATGGGTCAATTTTCTAACGAGCAGTCGATCGACACGCATTTGATGAGCGTGGTGGAGTGGATGAACTGGGAGCTGTCGAGGGCAGAGCCGAGCAGCAGCGAGTCGAGGATCGACGACGGCGGATATGGGTCGGGTAGCAGCACAGTGGATGGCAGTGGGTATTGGAAGGGCAGCATCGGAGAGGTAGGGGTGGATGGGTCGGGTAGCAGCACGGTGGAGGATTATGGCAGTGGGTATTGGAAGGGCGGGATTGGAGAGGCAACGGTGGATGGGTCGGGTAGCAGCACGGTGGATGATTATGGGAGTGGGTTTTGGAAGGGCGGCATCGGAGAGGCAGCAGTGGACGAGGCGTTTGAGATGCATAGAGAGAGTATGGATTTGAATGCGAGTCCGGCGGACGATTTGCAATGCCAACAAGATGCAACTTCGATTTGGGATTTGAGATATGAATGGAGtgaagaataa
- the LOC111788842 gene encoding protein DOWNSTREAM OF FLC-like isoform X1: MKPKLVRKLTLQHQVAGCVLERSAKMKSKPLQKPFIVNGCVYCDTCRCGFETNASTPISGAIVRLECRDRAKWVLKFSKKAITNSEGKYTIPVSYDHKDESCKMVLVSSPHPTCNQPDLGRNSATVILTNNNGLTNNVRYANAMGFFTQRPLALCPSLLKQYLDYDESL; this comes from the exons ATGAAACCAAAGCTTGTTAGAAAACTTACACTCCAACATCAAGTGGCAGGTTGTGTCCTCGAAAGATCTGCAAAAATGAAATCTAAG CCTCTGCAGAAGCCATTCATCGTCAATGGCTGCGTCTACTGTGACACTTGTCGCTGTGGCTTCGAGACCAACGCCTCCACTCCCATCTCTG GTGCAATAGTGAGACTTGAATGCAGAGACAGAGCCAAATGGGTGTTGAAGTTCAGCAAAAAAGCCATCACCAATTCTGAAGGAAAATACACCATTCCTGTCTCTTACGATCACAAGGATGAGAGCTGCAAGATGGTTCTTGTGAGCAGCCCTCATCCCACCTGCAACCAGCCCGACCTCGGCCGAAACAGCGCCACCGTCATCCTCACCAACAACAACGGCCTCACCAACAATGTTCGCTATGCCAATGCCATGGGCTTCTTTACTCAACGCCCTCTCGCTCTCTGCCCCTCCCTCCTCAAACAATATCTCGACTACGACGAGTCATTGTAA
- the LOC111788834 gene encoding protein UPSTREAM OF FLC isoform X2, whose amino-acid sequence MEERCRATGGGEREHCRHRRRSTSPDRAKATTTTTTTTAAPPPMKKVQVFYYLSRNGRLEQPHFLEISLFPNQPLRLKDVMDRLTLLRGKAMRSLYSWSCKRNYKTGYVWNDLSENDIVYPAEGAEYVLKASELVDFCSEKLQEIHTGSNDRRPVQEPNLRVKTRKQQLAPSSLKELDDQPYSDLDYDEVEDYENEDVDKPIYTTTSTTPHSRCSRGVSTEELPGPTQSPTESTPFDSSRLSTSKRFTYEDELGTAPSRNSVLMQFISCGGSAGSKEKPGEGSSEAGKEMGRRTESLGRGVVCKMAGKRIGEEEMIKYMSENPRFGKLQTEEKEYFSGSIVESIREDRHVVEPVLKKSSSYNEEKSKRGELGEKRDENEETRREEDEGGMKGRCIPRMISAASALALASSKQPPKKP is encoded by the exons acTGCCGGCACCGTCGCCGCAGCACCAGTCCAGACAGAGCCAAggcgacgacgacgacgacgacgacgacggcTGCGCCACCTCCCATGAAAAAAGTCCAAGTCTTTTACTATCTCTCCAGAAATGGGCGTCTGGAACAGCCCCATTTCCTCGAAATCAgcctcttccccaaccaaccCCTTCGACTCAAAG ATGTTATGGATCGGCTCACCCTTCTCAGAGGCAAGGCCATGCGCTCTCTCTATTCCTGGTCCTGTAAGAG GAACTATAAAACTGGATATGTGTGGAACGACTTGTCGGAAAATGACATTGTATATCCCGCCGAAGGAGCCGAGTACGTGCTCAAGGCCTCCGAACTTGTTGACTTCTGTTCTG AAAAATTGCAGGAAATTCACACGGGCAGCAACGACAGGCGACCGGTTCAGGAACCGAACCTCCGGGTCAAAACTAGGAAACAGCAACTCGCTCCGAGTTCACTCAAAGAACTCGACGACCAACCGTATTCCGATTTAGACTACGACGAAGTGGAAGACTACGAAAACGAAGACGTGGACAAACCCATTTACACCACGACTTCCACTACCCCTCACTCCCGGTGCTCTCGCGGCGTCTCCACCGAAGAACTCCCCGGTCCAACTCAGTCCCCCACCGAGTCAACTCCCTTTGACTCATCCCGCCTCTCCACTTCGAAACGGTTCACTTACGAGGACGAACTCGGGACGGCGCCGAGTAGGAACTCGGTCCTGATGCAGTTCATTTCTTGCGGTGGGTCGGCCGGTTCGAAGGAGAAACCTGGGGAGGGTTCTAGTGAAGCGGGGAAGGAGATGGGGAGAAGAACCGAGAGCCTTGGGAGAGGGGTTGTGTGTAAAATGGCTGGAAAGCGGATCGGAGAAGAGGAGATGATAAAGTATATGTCGGAGAATCCGAGGTTTGGGAAGTTGCAGACAGAGGAGAAGGAGTATTTCAGTGGGTCGATTGTGGAGTCCATTAGAGAAGATCGACATGTCGTTGAACCTGTTCTCAAGAAATCCAGCTCCTATAACgaagaaaa GAGCAAAAGAGGAGAGTTGggagaaaaaagagatgaaaatgaagagacAAGGAGGGAGGAAGATGAGGGTGGGATGAAAGGAAGGTGCATTCCTCGCATGATATCAGCTGCCTCGGCCTTAGCCTTAGCCTCATCAAAGCAACCCCCCAAGAAGCCTTGA
- the LOC111788842 gene encoding protein DOWNSTREAM OF FLC-like isoform X2, translated as MAAANLVWILIGVCFVVAASAQPLQKPFIVNGCVYCDTCRCGFETNASTPISGAIVRLECRDRAKWVLKFSKKAITNSEGKYTIPVSYDHKDESCKMVLVSSPHPTCNQPDLGRNSATVILTNNNGLTNNVRYANAMGFFTQRPLALCPSLLKQYLDYDESL; from the exons ATGGCCGCTGCTAATCTTGTTTGGATATTGATTGGCGTTTGTTTTGTGGTGGCGGCCTCTGCGCAGCCTCTGCAGAAGCCATTCATCGTCAATGGCTGCGTCTACTGTGACACTTGTCGCTGTGGCTTCGAGACCAACGCCTCCACTCCCATCTCTG GTGCAATAGTGAGACTTGAATGCAGAGACAGAGCCAAATGGGTGTTGAAGTTCAGCAAAAAAGCCATCACCAATTCTGAAGGAAAATACACCATTCCTGTCTCTTACGATCACAAGGATGAGAGCTGCAAGATGGTTCTTGTGAGCAGCCCTCATCCCACCTGCAACCAGCCCGACCTCGGCCGAAACAGCGCCACCGTCATCCTCACCAACAACAACGGCCTCACCAACAATGTTCGCTATGCCAATGCCATGGGCTTCTTTACTCAACGCCCTCTCGCTCTCTGCCCCTCCCTCCTCAAACAATATCTCGACTACGACGAGTCATTGTAA
- the LOC111788834 gene encoding protein UPSTREAM OF FLC isoform X1: MEERCRATGGGEREHCRHRRRSTSPDRAKATTTTTTTTAAPPPMKKVQVFYYLSRNGRLEQPHFLEISLFPNQPLRLKGMQHSFQTTCRFRSLEISFYFVTTDVMDRLTLLRGKAMRSLYSWSCKRNYKTGYVWNDLSENDIVYPAEGAEYVLKASELVDFCSEKLQEIHTGSNDRRPVQEPNLRVKTRKQQLAPSSLKELDDQPYSDLDYDEVEDYENEDVDKPIYTTTSTTPHSRCSRGVSTEELPGPTQSPTESTPFDSSRLSTSKRFTYEDELGTAPSRNSVLMQFISCGGSAGSKEKPGEGSSEAGKEMGRRTESLGRGVVCKMAGKRIGEEEMIKYMSENPRFGKLQTEEKEYFSGSIVESIREDRHVVEPVLKKSSSYNEEKSKRGELGEKRDENEETRREEDEGGMKGRCIPRMISAASALALASSKQPPKKP, encoded by the exons acTGCCGGCACCGTCGCCGCAGCACCAGTCCAGACAGAGCCAAggcgacgacgacgacgacgacgacgacggcTGCGCCACCTCCCATGAAAAAAGTCCAAGTCTTTTACTATCTCTCCAGAAATGGGCGTCTGGAACAGCCCCATTTCCTCGAAATCAgcctcttccccaaccaaccCCTTCGACTCAAAGGTATGCAGCATTCATTCCAAACGACATGTCGTTTCCGATCTCTTgaaatctctttttatttcGTGACGACAGATGTTATGGATCGGCTCACCCTTCTCAGAGGCAAGGCCATGCGCTCTCTCTATTCCTGGTCCTGTAAGAG GAACTATAAAACTGGATATGTGTGGAACGACTTGTCGGAAAATGACATTGTATATCCCGCCGAAGGAGCCGAGTACGTGCTCAAGGCCTCCGAACTTGTTGACTTCTGTTCTG AAAAATTGCAGGAAATTCACACGGGCAGCAACGACAGGCGACCGGTTCAGGAACCGAACCTCCGGGTCAAAACTAGGAAACAGCAACTCGCTCCGAGTTCACTCAAAGAACTCGACGACCAACCGTATTCCGATTTAGACTACGACGAAGTGGAAGACTACGAAAACGAAGACGTGGACAAACCCATTTACACCACGACTTCCACTACCCCTCACTCCCGGTGCTCTCGCGGCGTCTCCACCGAAGAACTCCCCGGTCCAACTCAGTCCCCCACCGAGTCAACTCCCTTTGACTCATCCCGCCTCTCCACTTCGAAACGGTTCACTTACGAGGACGAACTCGGGACGGCGCCGAGTAGGAACTCGGTCCTGATGCAGTTCATTTCTTGCGGTGGGTCGGCCGGTTCGAAGGAGAAACCTGGGGAGGGTTCTAGTGAAGCGGGGAAGGAGATGGGGAGAAGAACCGAGAGCCTTGGGAGAGGGGTTGTGTGTAAAATGGCTGGAAAGCGGATCGGAGAAGAGGAGATGATAAAGTATATGTCGGAGAATCCGAGGTTTGGGAAGTTGCAGACAGAGGAGAAGGAGTATTTCAGTGGGTCGATTGTGGAGTCCATTAGAGAAGATCGACATGTCGTTGAACCTGTTCTCAAGAAATCCAGCTCCTATAACgaagaaaa GAGCAAAAGAGGAGAGTTGggagaaaaaagagatgaaaatgaagagacAAGGAGGGAGGAAGATGAGGGTGGGATGAAAGGAAGGTGCATTCCTCGCATGATATCAGCTGCCTCGGCCTTAGCCTTAGCCTCATCAAAGCAACCCCCCAAGAAGCCTTGA